In Ptychodera flava strain L36383 chromosome 21, AS_Pfla_20210202, whole genome shotgun sequence, a genomic segment contains:
- the LOC139121916 gene encoding techylectin-5A-like gives MDLPYPSKLFILFLLALTSAMVGLPMDTDNVGAEDRRLVENDPALQGGGDALNQISEAKDDENTDDSQTLQTHTADSRLPDVKLVEDITSDDQSENAVTEHKSESVVFERLPSQPSFSCSPTYTINVEPSQCQCESDSTLEELKVQVEQLKIEVEYLKIGRDYQRNDGPIPGGEKHMDKPKDCADLMKKGHTESGVYVVHPKDDKKPFEVYCDMETDGGGWTMFQRRRDGSVNFYRDWDAYKYGFGELKGEFWLGNEKIHRLTIQDKYDLRIDLGDTAGKFAYAEYDNFGVASEAVVYKLSLGDYSGDAGDSFGTERHRNMKFSTRDTDNDVYEGHCARIYKGGWWYGACHHTNLNGLYHHGDNPDESADGISWEAWRGYHYSLKYTI, from the exons ATGGATTTACCCTACCCAAGTAAGttatttatattgtttttgCTAGCTTTGACTTCAGCCATGGTAGGACTGCCCATGGACACTGACAATGTGGGTGCTGAAGACAGACGCCTAGTTGAGAATGATCCAGCACTACAGGGTGGAGGTGATGCTCTAAACCAGATCTCAGAGGCTAAGGACGATGAGAACACTGATGACAGCCAGACTCTACAGACACACACTGCCGACAGTAGGCTGCCAGATGTGAAACTTGTAGAGGATATAACAAGTGATGATCAGTCTGAGAATGCTGTCACTGAACATAAATCTGAGTCGGTGGTCTTTGAAAGGTTGCCCAGTCAGCCTTCATTTTCATGTAGCCCTACCTACACAATAAATGTGGAACCTTCACAGTGCCAATGTGAAAGTGACAGTACATTGGAGGAGCTCAAGGTGCAAGTAGAACAGCTAAAAATTGAAGTGGAGTACCTCAAAATTGGAAGAGATTATCAGAGAAATGATGGCCCGATTCCAGGAG GTGAAAAACATATGGATAAGCCAAAAGACTGCGCAGATTTGATGAAAAAAGGCCACACAGAAAGTGGTGTGTATGTTGTACACCCCAAGGATGACAAGAAACCATTTGAAGTCTACTGTGATATGGAAACCGATGGCGGAGGATGGACT ATGTTCCAAAGACGCCGGGATGGCTCAGTTAATTTTTATCGAGACTGGGACGCCTACAAGTACGGATTTGGTGAGCTCAAGGGAGAATTCTGGTTGGGCAATGAGAAAATCCATCGTTTGACGATCCAGGATAAATATGACCTCCGTATCGACCTGGGAGACACAGCAGGAAAATTTGCGTATGCTGAGTATGATAATTTTGGAGTTGCATCGGAAGCTGTGGTTTATAAACTTAGTCTTGGTGATTACTCTGGCGATGCTG GAGACTCCTTTGGAACAGAACGACATAgaaacatgaaattttcaacaagaGACACGGACAACGACGTTTACGAAGGTCACTGTGCAAGAATATACAAAGGAGGATGGTGGTATGGTGCCTGCCATCACACTAATCTAAACGGACTTTATCACCATGGAGACAACCCTGATGAGAGTGCTGACGGAATCAGCTGGGAAGCATGGCGTGGTTATCACTATTCTTTGAAATATACGATATGA